A window of the Henckelia pumila isolate YLH828 chromosome 3, ASM3356847v2, whole genome shotgun sequence genome harbors these coding sequences:
- the LOC140888534 gene encoding uncharacterized protein has protein sequence MATLLAYSSNFIDVVVSIEGMSPWRLTDEKRGHNPHPTSLINGFRETVEACCLMDLGMKGHEFTWEKSKGSPNFIEERLDRALATSNWLRLFGNAEVWNLEVATSDHFAIFLKLNLLALFRRKRFRFKNSWISEPECKEVVKRGWMDHVNDNILQKIEICGK, from the exons ATGGCCACCCTTCTGGCTTATTCTTCTAACTTTATTGATGTTGTTGTGTCGATCGAAGGCATGAGCCCTTGGAGGTTGACGG ACGAAAAAAGGGGACATAATCCTCATCCTACTTCTCTTATCAATGGGTTCAGAGAAACAGTGGAAGCTTGCTGTTTAATGGATCTGGGGATGAAAGGGCATGAGTTTACATGGGAGAAAAGTAAAGGCTCGCCCAATTTTATTGAAGAAAGGCTCGATCGTGCGCTAGCTACATCTAATTGGCTGAGGTTATTTGGCAATGCGGAAGTTTGGAATTTGGAGGTAGCCACTTCTGATCACTTTGCTATCTTCCTTAAGCTTAATCTACTAGCTTTATTTCGTAGAAAGCGTTTCCGCTTTAAGAACTCTTGGATTTCGGAGCCGGAGTGCAAAGAGGTAGTTAAAAGAGGGTGGATGGACCATGTTAATGATAATATCCTGCAGAAGATCGAGATATGTGGGAAATAA